Proteins found in one Waddliaceae bacterium genomic segment:
- a CDS encoding ABC transporter substrate-binding protein: MKRNSIAIAMIMIIALVVSAVLFYKDSKGNSQQKIIGIIQTTTTNSLDKAREGFIEEIHRQVGDTITFVIENAEGSEEETRAIAERFHEDKTLDAIYAIATPALQSIACIEKKRPVFVAAISKPEDLGILYDGSNVCGMSDKTDIVKHIAMVRELIPGVHNVALMYNPKETNSCIMVDEMRQELERKGLNVFEVEVSNKGDITMKVEEVSSYVDAILIPADNLLTSIMHTFAAKALEYGVPVIACDMGTIEDGALAATSVDYKELGAKTAQVALEVLMVGRNPDEMSVEMPERAGFFVNAAHVTEMGIATTEEIEKSGMIVK, encoded by the coding sequence ATGAAGAGAAACAGCATAGCGATAGCGATGATAATGATAATAGCATTGGTTGTAAGCGCAGTACTTTTTTATAAAGACAGCAAAGGCAATTCGCAGCAAAAGATTATCGGAATAATACAGACGACAACAACAAATTCTCTTGATAAAGCCCGCGAAGGTTTCATCGAAGAGATTCATCGGCAGGTCGGCGACACCATAACATTCGTTATAGAGAACGCCGAAGGCTCCGAAGAAGAAACGCGTGCTATAGCAGAACGTTTCCACGAAGACAAAACCCTCGACGCCATATATGCCATAGCGACGCCAGCATTGCAGAGCATAGCATGTATAGAGAAAAAGCGCCCTGTCTTCGTCGCAGCAATATCAAAGCCCGAAGACCTTGGCATCCTCTACGACGGCAGTAACGTTTGTGGGATGAGCGATAAAACCGATATCGTAAAACATATCGCCATGGTCCGTGAGCTTATCCCCGGAGTGCATAATGTTGCATTGATGTACAACCCAAAAGAGACAAACTCCTGTATCATGGTAGACGAGATGCGCCAGGAACTCGAAAGAAAAGGATTAAATGTCTTCGAAGTCGAAGTCTCCAATAAAGGAGACATCACGATGAAGGTCGAAGAGGTGTCGTCATACGTCGACGCTATACTCATCCCCGCAGATAACCTTCTCACCTCTATAATGCATACGTTCGCTGCTAAAGCACTGGAATATGGCGTGCCAGTAATAGCCTGCGATATGGGTACGATAGAAGATGGCGCCTTGGCAGCAACGAGTGTCGACTATAAAGAACTAGGCGCAAAGACAGCACAAGTCGCCCTAGAAGTCCTAATGGTAGGAAGAAATCCCGACGAGATGTCGGTGGAAATGCCCGAAAGAGCGGGATTTTTCGTTAATGCAGCACATGTTACGGAGATGGGCATCGCCACCACCGAAGAGATTGAGAAGAGCGGGATGATAGTGAAATAA
- a CDS encoding isoleucine--tRNA ligase yields the protein MFEDVSKEPFAAREEKTQKFWEDNKIFEESIAQRDEKNTFSFYDGPPFATGLPHYGHLLAGTIKDVVPRYKTMKGYHVPRRFGWDCHGLPVENEIEKAYDLAGADAIEDFGIAKFNEECRSIVLRYTKEWQNTVERMGRWVDFNHTYHTMDITFMETLWWVFKNLYDQGLVYEGFKVMPFSAKLGTPLSNFEAGENYKEVDDPSLTITLPLVDDPKTSLLAWTTTPWTLISNLAATVSAEIEYVKVHDKDKDAYYILAKERLSAYYKNEEDYTIIETFYGEDLKGKKYIPLFDYFKERGEEGAFRVITDDFVSTEDGTGIVHTAPAFGEVDFYACMREDIALVCPVDNNGKFTDKIPEYTGMFVKDADKDIIKRLKAENRVVTHKTIRHRYPFCWRSDTPLVYRAMRSWYIGVEKIKDKLLTANEQTHWTPGHLKKGRFGKWLEGARDWAVSRNRYWGTPIPIWRSDDEEDIIVIGSIEELEKLSGQKITDLHRHYIDDITFTKDGKEYSRISEVFDCWFESGAMPYAQNHYPFENKELVEKTFPADFIAEGLDQTRGWFYTLTVLSAALFDKPAFKNVIVNGILLAEDGNKMSKRLKNYPEPSIVINKYGADAIRLYMLHSPAVRGDDLRFSEQGVELVMRQVMIPLWNAYSFFVTYAKIYSWDPEKDYKKPNTEIDRWILSSLHKLVKDVEDGMGDYDLNNAVEPLVGFVDKITNWYIRRSRRRFWEEKRTPDRDEAFSTLYTVLLELTKVAAPFIPFITEDIFRNLRTDAMPTSVHLCDYPEQHNDSRDTKLEKEMELVLQTVKLGHSLRKQHKLKVRQPLAAVNVVSNDVEVLAFLKHQKHLIADELNVKDVIFSSEEEKFVNLIVKPNFAVLGRKLGKLMKQAQKEIASLNKEQCQTILDGGNVTINLDGEEYTLTAEEVSVERNVREGMVAANAGDITIVLETELDEALIVEGIAREVVNKINTMRRDAKLHVSDRIQITIHTTDTVKKAFDVHKEYITNEVLATHVDFKECTGTPWDINGENTTIAINSV from the coding sequence ATGTTTGAAGATGTTTCAAAAGAGCCCTTTGCTGCACGCGAAGAGAAGACGCAGAAATTCTGGGAAGATAACAAGATATTCGAGGAGTCGATAGCACAGCGCGACGAGAAGAACACCTTCTCATTCTACGACGGACCTCCCTTCGCCACAGGGCTTCCACACTACGGACACCTCCTCGCAGGGACAATAAAAGACGTCGTCCCACGATATAAGACGATGAAGGGATATCACGTGCCACGAAGGTTCGGATGGGACTGCCACGGACTGCCCGTAGAGAATGAGATAGAGAAAGCCTACGACCTTGCTGGCGCCGACGCTATAGAAGACTTCGGCATCGCCAAGTTCAACGAGGAATGCCGCAGCATCGTCCTTCGCTATACCAAAGAATGGCAGAACACCGTAGAACGCATGGGACGATGGGTAGACTTCAACCACACATACCATACCATGGATATAACCTTCATGGAGACACTATGGTGGGTGTTCAAAAACCTGTACGACCAAGGCCTTGTATACGAAGGCTTTAAGGTTATGCCGTTCTCGGCGAAACTAGGGACGCCACTGTCGAACTTCGAAGCAGGGGAGAACTACAAAGAAGTCGATGACCCTTCACTGACAATAACACTGCCTCTCGTCGACGACCCCAAAACATCACTGCTGGCATGGACGACGACGCCATGGACGCTTATAAGCAACCTCGCCGCTACCGTCAGCGCTGAAATCGAATATGTAAAAGTCCACGACAAAGACAAAGACGCATACTACATCCTCGCGAAAGAGCGCCTCAGCGCATACTATAAAAACGAAGAAGACTATACCATAATAGAAACCTTCTACGGCGAAGACCTCAAAGGAAAAAAATATATCCCGCTATTCGATTACTTCAAAGAAAGAGGCGAAGAAGGCGCCTTCCGTGTTATCACCGATGACTTCGTAAGTACAGAAGACGGCACCGGCATCGTCCATACCGCACCAGCTTTCGGTGAGGTAGACTTCTACGCATGCATGCGCGAAGATATCGCTCTGGTATGCCCCGTCGACAACAACGGAAAGTTCACAGACAAAATCCCAGAATACACCGGGATGTTTGTAAAAGATGCCGACAAAGATATAATAAAACGTCTGAAAGCAGAAAATCGCGTCGTCACACACAAAACAATACGACACCGTTACCCATTCTGTTGGAGATCAGATACGCCACTGGTATATCGTGCTATGAGATCGTGGTATATCGGCGTAGAAAAGATAAAAGATAAGCTCCTCACAGCAAACGAACAGACACACTGGACGCCAGGACACCTTAAAAAGGGACGCTTCGGCAAATGGCTCGAAGGTGCAAGAGACTGGGCAGTGAGCCGTAATAGATATTGGGGAACGCCGATACCAATATGGCGTAGCGATGACGAAGAAGATATCATTGTCATAGGAAGCATAGAAGAGCTAGAGAAACTGTCAGGGCAGAAGATAACAGATCTGCACAGACACTACATCGACGATATAACTTTCACGAAAGACGGCAAAGAATATAGCCGCATATCAGAAGTCTTCGACTGTTGGTTCGAATCGGGAGCAATGCCATACGCACAAAATCACTACCCCTTCGAAAATAAAGAACTCGTAGAGAAAACGTTCCCCGCAGACTTCATCGCCGAAGGCCTAGACCAAACACGCGGATGGTTCTATACGCTAACAGTCCTGTCAGCAGCACTATTCGATAAGCCCGCCTTCAAAAACGTTATCGTCAACGGCATCCTCCTCGCTGAAGATGGCAATAAGATGTCAAAACGACTGAAAAACTACCCGGAGCCAAGCATCGTCATCAATAAATATGGCGCCGACGCAATACGACTGTATATGCTCCATAGCCCCGCCGTCCGTGGCGACGACCTGCGCTTCTCAGAACAAGGCGTAGAACTCGTCATGAGACAGGTGATGATACCACTGTGGAATGCATACAGCTTCTTCGTGACATACGCCAAAATATATTCATGGGACCCAGAAAAAGACTACAAAAAGCCAAACACAGAGATCGATAGATGGATACTGTCGTCGCTGCATAAGCTCGTAAAAGACGTCGAAGATGGGATGGGAGATTACGACCTAAACAACGCAGTAGAACCGCTGGTAGGCTTCGTCGATAAGATAACAAACTGGTACATACGTCGCAGCAGAAGACGCTTCTGGGAAGAAAAACGAACACCAGACCGTGACGAAGCATTCTCTACGCTATACACCGTCCTCCTTGAGCTGACGAAAGTCGCAGCGCCTTTCATCCCATTCATAACAGAAGATATCTTCAGAAATCTTCGCACCGACGCTATGCCAACATCAGTACACCTATGCGACTACCCAGAACAACATAACGACAGCCGCGATACAAAACTCGAAAAAGAGATGGAACTCGTCCTGCAGACAGTGAAACTCGGCCATAGCCTAAGGAAACAACATAAACTTAAAGTTCGACAGCCGCTCGCTGCAGTAAACGTCGTCTCTAACGACGTCGAAGTCTTGGCATTCCTAAAACACCAGAAACACCTCATCGCCGATGAGCTAAACGTAAAAGACGTGATATTCAGCAGCGAAGAAGAGAAGTTCGTTAACCTCATAGTAAAACCGAACTTCGCCGTATTGGGACGTAAGCTAGGGAAACTTATGAAACAAGCACAGAAAGAGATAGCATCCCTCAACAAAGAACAATGCCAGACTATCCTCGACGGCGGAAACGTAACAATAAACCTCGACGGAGAAGAATATACCCTCACCGCCGAAGAAGTCTCTGTAGAACGTAACGTTCGCGAAGGGATGGTAGCGGCAAACGCCGGAGATATCACCATCGTACTAGAGACAGAACTCGATGAAGCTCTCATCGTCGAAGGTATAGCACGAGAAGTCGTTAATAAGATCAACACAATGAGAAGAGACGCGAAACTTCACGTCAGCGATAGGATACAAATAACAATACATACGACAGATACCGTAAAAAAGGCCTTCGATGTACATAAAGAGTATATCACAAACGAAGTCCTCGCAACACACGTCGACTTCAAAGAATGTACCGGAACACCATGGGATATCAACGGCGAAAATACTACTATCGCCATAAATAGCGTATAG